Genomic DNA from Methanothermobacter thermautotrophicus:
CCCCGAAGAGGTCTTCAGCAAAATCGCCAATGCAGGCATATATGTAATGGAGCCAGAGGTCCTTGAATACATCCCCCGGGGAAACTCTGACTTCTCAGCAGATATTTTCCCCTTTCTGATAGAGAAGGATGCCGGGATGTATGGATTCCTTTTCGACGGATACTGGAATGATGTCGGCAAACCCAACACCTTCTTAAGGGCCAATCATGATGCTTTAAACGGGACTGTGATGCCTGAACCCGAGGGTGAGATAATCGATGAAGTTCCAGGTAGATTTGGAAAAATATGGGTCGGCAGGGACGTCTTTATAGGGGAGAGGGCTCGTATTGTGGGACCTGCTGTTATCGGAGATGGTTCAAGGATAGGTAATGGTGCATATATAGGCAGAAATACAGTGATCGGAGCCAAGGTTAATGTAGGGGAGAACAGTTTTATAAGGGGATCTGTTATTCTTGATGGCTGTGCAATTGGAAGAGGTTCTCAGCTTCTAAACTGTGTTGTCGATGAAGAGTGTGAAATAGGAGCCAGATGTGCAATTGATAGATGCGCAATAATTGGCTGCGGGGCATTTATAGGTCCTTCAACCGTTATCAGGTCTAACTGCACTGTCAGTAACGACCTCAGAATATTATCTGGCTCCCTTGTGGACTCAGACTATCCACTGGTACCCTGGTGATCCCCATGGCAAGGTATTTGCAGGATATAAGGGGTTCTGTTAACCGGGATATAGACTGTCAATTTGCACTAAACCTCGGGATGCTGATAGGTGACTATGTAAGCTGCAAACGCGTACTCATAGGAAGGGATGCCCACACCCCATCTCAGCTGATAAAAAGGGCCATTGGGACTGGGCTGATGGCTGCAGGTGTGGATGTAATCGATTTCGGTGTGGCCACGGTGCCTGTTATGCATCACAATATGAAGCGTTTCGATGCCCATCTCATGATAAACGTCTCCCGTTCACCTCTCCGTGCTGATGAAATAAACATTAAAATTCTCAGCAACCATGAAATACCCCTTGAACAGCGCCCCACCCTTTATGCGGAATATGAAGAACTTGGAAAGCTGAGATACGTTGATAATTATCTTGAATCCTATGTTAAATCTATCATGGAGTCAGTATCTCCATCTGTGAGTGAAAGGGAGTTCCTGATCGTGCTTGGATACGATGATGGCTCCCCATATAATGTTGAAGGTGAGATACTTAACCAGCTTGGGTGTCAGACCATCAACATCACATTCAGGGGATCCCTGTTTGGTAAAAACTTTCCAATTGCAAATCCATCCAGCATATCCCTGATTTCAGACGTTGTTAAGGCTGTGGGTGCAGATATGGGGGTTATACTGGATAATGACAGGGATACTATCTTCTTTATAGATGAAAGGGGACAGCTGTTAAGGGATCAGACCGTTCTATCAATATTTGCAGGGTATTACATATCAAGAGGGGATGGACCTGTGGTTTCCTCTGTGGTTGCATCAAAATCCCTTGAGAGGGTTAGCAGGGGACGTCTCATAAGGACATCTGTTAACAACGTTCTCAATGAGGTTCACGCAAAAAACGCTGTTTTTGGCGGTGATGAACCTGGAATGTACATATTCCCTGAATTTCAGTGCTGCTATGACGCCACCTTCACACTTTTAAAGATACTCGAGATCATTGCAGAGGAGAACAGGACACTCCACGCCCTCGCATCTGAAATAGGTAAGTACAGCAGGGTTGAATTCAGTGTCGAATGTCCGAACGAGTTTAAGGATATTGTTATTGAAAAACTGCTGAAGCATCTTCATGAAGGTGAGGTTGAAATTATCGATGGTATAAGGGTTGAAGATCAGGATGGGGTCATTCTTGTAAGGCCCTCAAGATTTGAACCCGTTCTGAGGGTTTATATTGAATCAGAATCCCCAGAGGAAACCCAGAAAAGATCACGTGATATAGTAGATCTTATAAAGAATGAAATGAGTGATCTGTATGGTGAGTGAGCTTCAGAAGCGTGCCATGAGGTTTCTTGAAGACAAGAACCCTGTTATTGTATCCAACAGGGGCCCCGTGGAATTCTTCAGGGAAAATGATGAAACTGTCATGAAGAGGGGTGCCGGCGGCCTTGTCTCAACACTGCTGCCCCTCGTTGAAAGGTTCAGTGGTGTGTGGATTTCAAGTGCAATGACAGTTGAAGATGCAAGGGTCGCCTCAAGGTACCCCGAGAACCGGGTTCCACTCCCTGAAGATGATCCCAGATTCACGGTTTCATTCGTTATAGTGGATCGTGAGCGATATGAGTCATACTACAGCATTATAAGCAATCCTCTTCTCTGGTTCGTCCAGCACTACATGTGGAATACTCCCTACGATCCTCTGATAGATGATAAAGTTTACAGTGCCTGGGAAGATGGCTATGTACATGTCAATAAAAAATTTGGGGATAAGGTGATATCTGAAATTGAGAGAAATGAAAAGGATTCCCTGATTATGTTACAGGATTACCATCTTTATTTATGTCCTTTCTTCATAAAAAAGGAAATTGGTGACGTATTTTTAAGTCATTTCATACATATACCCTGGCCACAAAGGGATTACTTCAATATACTTCCTGAAAGGATGAGAGCTGACATAATAGGAGGCCTTCTATCAAATACCATCCTTGGCTTCCATATAGAGAGATACTGCGCCAATTTCTTTGAGTGCTGTGAGGACCTTGGTTATGAGGTTG
This window encodes:
- a CDS encoding phosphomannomutase gives rise to the protein MARYLQDIRGSVNRDIDCQFALNLGMLIGDYVSCKRVLIGRDAHTPSQLIKRAIGTGLMAAGVDVIDFGVATVPVMHHNMKRFDAHLMINVSRSPLRADEINIKILSNHEIPLEQRPTLYAEYEELGKLRYVDNYLESYVKSIMESVSPSVSEREFLIVLGYDDGSPYNVEGEILNQLGCQTINITFRGSLFGKNFPIANPSSISLISDVVKAVGADMGVILDNDRDTIFFIDERGQLLRDQTVLSIFAGYYISRGDGPVVSSVVASKSLERVSRGRLIRTSVNNVLNEVHAKNAVFGGDEPGMYIFPEFQCCYDATFTLLKILEIIAEENRTLHALASEIGKYSRVEFSVECPNEFKDIVIEKLLKHLHEGEVEIIDGIRVEDQDGVILVRPSRFEPVLRVYIESESPEETQKRSRDIVDLIKNEMSDLYGE
- a CDS encoding NDP-sugar synthase, which gives rise to MTSVVVMAGGKGTRIRPLTFSRPKPLVPVANRPILDYIIQRVLDSGYRKVVMTLGYLKDQIKSHVLEGYTGIDFKFSVEKEPLGTAGGVKAAFSEIDETFIVLSGDVLFDLNLREMVRFHRKKNALVTVALTPVEDPSHYGIAVLDDDGRINRFHEKPRPEEVFSKIANAGIYVMEPEVLEYIPRGNSDFSADIFPFLIEKDAGMYGFLFDGYWNDVGKPNTFLRANHDALNGTVMPEPEGEIIDEVPGRFGKIWVGRDVFIGERARIVGPAVIGDGSRIGNGAYIGRNTVIGAKVNVGENSFIRGSVILDGCAIGRGSQLLNCVVDEECEIGARCAIDRCAIIGCGAFIGPSTVIRSNCTVSNDLRILSGSLVDSDYPLVPW